The segment ACATGAGATAAATCTAAAGGCAAATGTCCCCTATCAATAACATGAGATAAATCTAAAGGCAAATGTCCCCTATCAATAACATTCCAATCCTGCATTCATGCAAATGCCCATTTGACCAAACAATTCGCTACTCTATTCCACTCCCCAGGAATGTGAGAAAAGGTAACTGATTCTAAAGAGCTACTCAAACTTAAAATCTATCTAATTACCACGGCTAAATGCCAATTAACATCATTCAACTACTCTCCATGTACAGTTTGAATAAGTCCATTTTAACCAACATACGCAACTAATAACTGCTCTGATCTACAAAATCTAAAATAATGGCATGATCATAATCACAATGAGTGTTATTACAACGTCTCGTCAATCTCTAAGAGCCAAGCAGAAAAGACACTTAAAAATCAAAGTCTACAATAGATAGAAAAAGGCCATCCTCTGAGACTTTTCTAATAGGGCAGGGGTTCTTCACATGTGTTTCGAAAGAATTGTTCATAGAAAATGTGCAACTGACCATTTTTATCTAATAGCATAACcaataaaattcataaagaaaAGAGAGAATAATCCAATGGTATATAATCCAACATACAAAATTCAGCCTGCAAATCTGACATTGCACTTGAATTCTTCCAGCACTATGCAACAAATATTAGGATACTACCCATTTTAttgatccacaaaactattgaccTCATGTAATAGTGAATAAAAAAGCCATCACTTCGCACAACCACCATGGCCAATTATAAATAACACTCGTAAAAGAATTACATAAGCAGACATCCAATGGCAGATTTTATCGCATGCAAAAAGAATTACACAAGTAAAGATGCTTTGGCAGGTTTCATAACATGCAATAGAATCTATAAAATAGTATCTCGTTTCCTCTTCTTGCCTGTTAGCCATCCACGCATGCTTGACTGCACCAGCAGGCATTCTCCTCTAATAAATTTTAAAATCTATGCAAAAAGCTTGTCAACCATATCTATACTGTGTACCATTATTATAGTACGGCATGCCATTGTTCTGGTATGGCAAGCCATTGTTCTGGTATGGCATGCCAGTGTATGGGTACTGCATGACATTGTTCTGATACTGCGTGCCATTGTTCTGGTATTGCTGCCAAAGCTGTTGTTCCTGCACCAAAAGCTGTTGTTTCTTAGTCATTTCTGCCATCTGGACATAAGAAGGAGGTGGAACATATAATGAGGCAGCAAATGGATCTCCTCCTGGAAGAGAAACTGGAGCCGCTCCCTGTTGGGTGGGTGGAGCAGGTAATGCCAAGTATGAAGGTGCTCCTGGACGTGGTAAAGCAGCAACACTGCTAGCACTTCCAGGCTGAGCATATGGGTTGAACTGTTGACGAGCTGCAGCTTGTTCATACAAACCATCCAACACTAAAGGATCAAAAGCTCCAGGCATTTTATTTTCTTGCTTGGAAAGATTACTTGCACTTTCAACCAAAGCCAGCTCCCATCCTTCCTTGCCATTTTCTGCCAGTGGAGTTTGCCATGCTGAAGTTGTCCCATTCGACGATGAGCCAGGTCCCTCTGAAGTTGAAAATGTCTCCCAATTCTTTGTGGCACCAGATGTGGACGAAGGCCCACCAGTGAAGAGTGCCAATGCAAATTTGTTCTCCTGCTCTTCAGAAGAAATCGTGGCTTGACTAAGATCTAGCAAATCAACTTCCTTCTCATTTGCCTTTGGTAATTTGGGCTCTTCAATTTCTTTTTTAGGAAGATCATCTCCTGGTGCTGGAAGAGCCTTTATGCTGTTCATATCCTCAACTGGCTCCTCAGACCTTGGGCCAGGACTTTCAGGCCTCTTTGCAGGCTTGGGCTCTGGGCTCTTGGGTCTGTTTTTGTTAGATGCTGACCGATCCCGCAAAAACTCTTCCAAAGTCTCAAGCAGTTTCTCTGAAACCTTCTGGACATCGGGGTACTCTGACGTCCTACAAACTCCAATATTTTTGCACAAGTTGTAAAAGGCAGCAAGCTCATCAATCTGCTTGGCAGCTCCTGAATAAATGTCAAATGAAGTGACACAATCCTGGTATTCCATGTCAAAGAACCCATCGAGCAAAATTGCCAAACCATCATTAATGTCTTTGTAAAGCTGAAAACTTTCCTTCACAACCAAGTAAAGTGCAACT is part of the Cryptomeria japonica chromosome 10, Sugi_1.0, whole genome shotgun sequence genome and harbors:
- the LOC131030872 gene encoding probable clathrin assembly protein At4g32285 gives rise to the protein MAPSKLRKALGVVKDQTSISIAKVASTNAPDLDVAIVKATSHDEIPIDEKYVYAILHLTSYSRGYVSACVHSLSKRISKTHNWIVALKALMLIHRLLLDGDPNFEQEILQAMRHGARLLNLSDFRDDSHSNAWDYSAFVRTYGLYLDERLDCSILGKIQFGDKSGKNQNQLPRGQSDYAGSSYRGAYEYSDGRYNDNNGYRSGHNDYESSYGGRSRYGDYDAPRKPDIEEVAKTPPVAVRDMKPDMILDRMPYWQRLLERFLASRPTGAAKNNRLVQVALYLVVKESFQLYKDINDGLAILLDGFFDMEYQDCVTSFDIYSGAAKQIDELAAFYNLCKNIGVCRTSEYPDVQKVSEKLLETLEEFLRDRSASNKNRPKSPEPKPAKRPESPGPRSEEPVEDMNSIKALPAPGDDLPKKEIEEPKLPKANEKEVDLLDLSQATISSEEQENKFALALFTGGPSSTSGATKNWETFSTSEGPGSSSNGTTSAWQTPLAENGKEGWELALVESASNLSKQENKMPGAFDPLVLDGLYEQAAARQQFNPYAQPGSASSVAALPRPGAPSYLALPAPPTQQGAAPVSLPGGDPFAASLYVPPPSYVQMAEMTKKQQLLVQEQQLWQQYQNNGTQYQNNVMQYPYTGMPYQNNGLPYQNNGMPYYNNGTQYRYG